The sequence TGGCAAAACTGCCACTGGAACCATAAGTGCTTTACCAATTTTTTGTAAATAACTAAACATTTTACTTATCCCCCTTTTTATAAAATTATTATAAACTAATTATATCATATTTTCTTTAAAATCATCAATCTTTTTATACTTTTTTTAAACATTTTTAAAATTTTATTTACAATTAACTTTAAAACTATATATTTATATTTTTAGGGAAAAATTGATACAAAATAATTTTTTTATGTTATAATGAATCTGATAACAAGTTTTTTAAACGAAAAAATTAAAGGGGGAATGAAAAATTGGGATATGTATTTTGGTTGATACTTACAATTATATTTTCTATTATTGAATTTATGGGACCTGCACTTGTTTCAGTTTGGTTTGCTTTTGCATCTGCTATAACAATATTTGTCTCTTTGGCATTTGATAATTTAAAGGTAGAAATAACCTTTTTTACTGTTATTTCTGTTTTAGCAATTTTATTTCTTAGACCTTTTGCAAAAAAAGTTCTTTCTCGTAAAGATAATTTTGATGCTGAGGCAATAGATACAAATATTGTAATAAAGAAAATTGTAGACGTTAGTAAAGAAGAAAAAGTTTATGATGTTAGTTACAAAGGTTCTATTTGGACTGCATTAAGCAATGAAATTTTTGAAATAGGAGATATTCCTATGATTTCTGGTTTTAAAGGAAATAAAATTATTATAAAAAAATAAATTAGGAGGTTTTATCTTATGTTTTATATTCCGTTTTTTATCTTATTAGTAGTTTTAATAGCAATAGTTATGTTTAAAGCTGTTAAAATCGTTCCTGAATCACAAGTTTATATTGTTGAAAAATTAGGAAAATATTATCAATCTTTAAGTTCAGGTTTGAATTTAATCAATCCATTCTTTGATAGAGTAGCAAGAATAGTATCTCTTAAAGAACAAGTTGTTGATTTTGATCCACAAGCAGTTATTACAAAAGATAATGCTACTATGCAAATTGATACTGTTGTTTATTTCCAAATAACTGATCCTAAATTATATACTTATGGTGTTGAAAGACCTTTGTCAGCTATTGAAAATTTAACTGCTACAACTCTTAGAAATATTATAGGGGATATGACAGTTGATGAAACTTTAACATCAAGAGATATCATTAATACAAAAATGCGTCAAGAACTAGATGATGCAACTGATCCTTGGGGAATAAAGGTAAATAGAGTTGAGTTGAAATCTATACTTCCTCCAAATGATATCAGAGTTGCAATGGAAAAAGAAATGAAAGCTGAAAGAGAAAAAAGAGCAAAAATTCTTGAAGCACAAGCTACAAGAGAATCTGCTATTCTTGTTGCAGAAGGGGAAAAACAATCAGCGATATTGAGAGCTGAAGCTGAAAAAGAAGTTAAAATTAAAGAAGCTGAAGGTAGAGCACAAGCAATACTTGAAGTGCAAAAAGCTGAAGCTGAAGCTATTAAAGTTTTAAATGAAGCTAAACCAACAAAAGAAATTTTAGCATTAAAGTCTTTTGCTACATTTGAAAAAGTTGCTGATGGAAAATCTACAAAGATTCTTATTCCAAGTGAAATTCAAAACTTAGCTGGATTTATGCAAGCTATTAAAGAAATAAAATAACAGAATAAATATGTCCTTATCCTTTATGCTAAATTAAGAGGTTTGGGACATATTTTTATTATTCTAATTCATTCCATTTTTAATCCAATTATAAAAACCATTTTTTATAATATTTGCACTATAATAAATTCCATATTCATTTGTACTATATTTTTTAAACCATGATTTAGGATCATCATTTGAAGTATTTTCAACTAGTTTTTCAATAAAATTGATATAACTTAATTCTGAAAATACAATTGGCAAAACTCCATCTTTATTTCCTAATGAAGATAAATTTGAAGCTTTAGTTACAGCATCTCCTATCCATACTTTACTATTGATACTAACATTCTTTCTCCCTGCCTTCACTACTAATTCTTGAGCAGTTGACATTCCTATTCCTACTTTAATAGTAGGGTAAGATTTTTCTTCTAATAGTCTATTTAACATTTTCATAAAAGTATTAATAAAAAATGTTTTTTCCGCTATTTCATAAATATCATTTTTTTTTGGAGTTGTATAAATTACATATACACAATCACCTCTTATTCCAATTTCTCTTAAATTATCATCTTCTCTCAAAATTTCAATAATTTCAGATGTGAAACTTCTTATAATTTTTGCTACTTTTTCTTTATCTTTGTCAGTAAATAACTTAGAAGATTCTCTAATATCAACAAAAATTGCTGAAACCCAACTATAATAACCATTATCAAATGTAAAATTGTCATCTTTTGGAACTTTTTCTTTTTCAATAATTTCCATCTTATTATTTAA is a genomic window of Fusobacterium nucleatum containing:
- a CDS encoding SPFH domain-containing protein produces the protein MFYIPFFILLVVLIAIVMFKAVKIVPESQVYIVEKLGKYYQSLSSGLNLINPFFDRVARIVSLKEQVVDFDPQAVITKDNATMQIDTVVYFQITDPKLYTYGVERPLSAIENLTATTLRNIIGDMTVDETLTSRDIINTKMRQELDDATDPWGIKVNRVELKSILPPNDIRVAMEKEMKAEREKRAKILEAQATRESAILVAEGEKQSAILRAEAEKEVKIKEAEGRAQAILEVQKAEAEAIKVLNEAKPTKEILALKSFATFEKVADGKSTKILIPSEIQNLAGFMQAIKEIK
- a CDS encoding NfeD family protein, which produces MGYVFWLILTIIFSIIEFMGPALVSVWFAFASAITIFVSLAFDNLKVEITFFTVISVLAILFLRPFAKKVLSRKDNFDAEAIDTNIVIKKIVDVSKEEKVYDVSYKGSIWTALSNEIFEIGDIPMISGFKGNKIIIKK
- a CDS encoding adenylate/guanylate cyclase domain-containing protein, producing the protein MASYDYKNGKSRIEEILNNKMEIIEKEKVPKDDNFTFDNGYYSWVSAIFVDIRESSKLFTDKDKEKVAKIIRSFTSEIIEILREDDNLREIGIRGDCVYVIYTTPKKNDIYEIAEKTFFINTFMKMLNRLLEEKSYPTIKVGIGMSTAQELVVKAGRKNVSINSKVWIGDAVTKASNLSSLGNKDGVLPIVFSELSYINFIEKLVENTSNDDPKSWFKKYSTNEYGIYYSANIIKNGFYNWIKNGMN